The following nucleotide sequence is from Branchiostoma lanceolatum isolate klBraLanc5 chromosome 18, klBraLanc5.hap2, whole genome shotgun sequence.
TCTTCCTCATGTCAACAGTCCGAACGTGTCACACTGAAGGGCTTTTCTTTCTGTGGCATATCGACATAATAAAGTGGCATATCGACATAATAAAGTGGCATATCGACATAATAAAGATACGTGACTTCGCATTGTTTAAATGATTGTTATGAGATACCCAAGCGACATTAAATCAAGTAAACCACGCTCCAAACTACCGGTCCAAAGTACATTACtgggtacgttgatgaaagttagacatccaggtagtaagatacgccaaaaataattactcaagcaactggataaaattttgaaacagacgtttcagacagcatcaactgtctttcgtcagtgacaaacgataggactgagaacaccaggttttataccaaaactctgaataggtatgttaatgaagttaagacaatttaggatgtcttgaagaagTCTTTAAAAAAAGCCTAATTCAAAACATTACTGGGTGTTACCCAAGACAAGCTGACGTCCGCATGGCACTTATTCTACTCATCAGTAACGATGCGCAGGATAGAGGTCCAAAGTACATTACGGAGTAATCTAAGCTGATAAGACAAGCTGACGTCCGCATAAATCTAACATTAGTCACAATGCGCAGGATAGAGGTCCAACGTACAATTTTTTGTCCACCTGTAGCTGTCTTGGCTACGCAGTCGCCGAGGATGTTTCTATTGTTAATtcgatttattgattgataagttgattgattgattgatcaattgattgattgattgattgattgattgattaggcTGTAAAAAAGGTACATCCAGGgatacccaactagccgaaggctctTACAAAGTGTTAGCCCTGGTAGctgaacaatatacaaaattcaatacaaagtttcacaaagcacattgagACGTTTAAGACTAAAgtacatatgaaatacataGACAAACTAGCACAAAACTAAGGCGCATGAAAAATGTTCAGACGCAGTACGATGCTGACTGATGAACTGTTCGTACGGAGAGCTGACATGTCTTCGTTCGACAGACGTTGATGTCCTCATTGGTGCCTCTGAAAAGCttttcgttttttttgtttgacaaCATAGATTTGTTTGACaacatagatatacatgtacataccacaTATAGTCTTTCTACGCTCACAAATACAGTGCTTGAAATGCCACAGGGCATCATTCTGATTGCCACTTGAGTGGTTGCTTTGACCAGagtgttttattttcgcagtctCTTTCTTGCATGCAACGCGTTCGATTATAGTATTACTGCTGACCTAGTCCCAAGCCCGGATACACAATACGACTGGAGATAACATTTACCCAGCTAGATAACAAGAAGATGAAACGATTCTGCGGAGCTACATGACCCCCAGAACGCTATGTACTGTCAACTCGTGACGTCTGTTATCTGTTAAGTTAAACATCTGGCATTAGTGCGACACACATGTGAAACAAAGTCCGACGCCGGTGCTACCATAGACATAAtgtgtgcgtagtccagtggttagcgatcttacccctggaactagaagcccgggttcgattccggctgtgttgctcacccgacatgcacgctaccggaaagggtcgcagtccttaggacgggacgttaagccgtggcccactgttcattgtgcttgtcaaaaagagctaggggaatttccccggtacgatgaacctgtaaatactgtacatagcgtctgtcttttctgtcacgaccagtggaagattagctcatctgttcaatgagttcatttgagctaaactggttccagATCACTTTCCTTAATCATAGCCTACGTTGCAGACTCCcctcggctgttttcttttggcaTCGCCTAACCAAATAAACAGCTACTAATTAAACCTGGACTCAGACACGGCAAAGTATAATAAATAATGTTGACGTCAGCACATTGGCGAGAATTGTGACAATAAATATAACAGCAGCTAGAAAAATCCATTTAACCCATCTTAAGTTATCTTGTTTCATAGTTCCCAACAAAAACAccgctgcagttccaagaaaacctgatatttttttctgccaCCAAACTAGCACCACTTTATTTCCGAGACCCAAAGCTACTGCAGTATAGTCTAGTAAACAGTGACCACAGCATGCACAAAATATAAGATACCAGAAACAGGCGTACCTTAGAAAGCCGCTAGAAGGCTCATGATAGAATTTGCCCTTTGCCATTTGTTTTgtcgacacctacccacataaaaCATGTAAACAATCCATTGATACCTTCCTCAGTTGCTGTTgtcaaaatgcaaaacaaaccaAGCCACAACCACTGCTACCGACTGAATATTTTAGGCATACTATCTAATATCTATCTCTTACTTCTCTAAATGAAGGCGCAACTTGAGACAGAAGTTGTCGAGTAATAGTTTAATCTGATTGTATATCATGTACACTAACAGGTAGTAAAAACGCCATGTTTCATGAGATTAGAGCCTCTACGTGGTAAACGGAGACACACAACTCAGTTTCCTTATGTGTACATGCCTTCCCTGTCCCAAAAGTCGCACTTTTCCTTCCGATAGTCCTCCATCACTGTGTTCTGTGGAGTGGTCATGTTGAGGATAGGAAATCGGTTGTCCTTGTTGTACTTTGGCCAGTTCAGGCTATCTGGTATGTTGAGATTCGGACGTGGGAGATGGTTGTTAGGCTTGTTTGGATCTCCTGTGTGCGCGAAGTTACCGTAGTGGTAGGCGATGGTGTCGGCCAGGACTTGTTCGTCAGGAGTCATGCTGAGGTTCGCCAGCGGTGCGGTTTGAAAGACAATCGGAATGTCCCCGCCGTGGCAGACGTGGCCATTACAGAATGTATGGCCGTCCCAAGCATGCTTGAAAGACCAAGAGTGGTCGAAGACGTAGAGCCAGACATCGGATTCTCCCCCCGCGATGGCGTTCCGTATGACGCTGCGGGTTGGACAGGCAAAGACCCAGTCCGTGACAGCCTCGGATAGGTAAGGCCGATAGTCTGAGGTTGGTGGCGGGTCATATTCACGAAGGGCTTGTCCTGCCTTCAGATGCATAAAGGCCACAGCTACGCCGTCCAGTTCAAGTTTTGACATCTTGCCTCCGAACGCTCCATAGATGAATAGAATACCTTCTTCGCTGACTGTACCTATGATAAACGGCTTTCTCTGAAACTGTCCATTTGCAAACTTGTCCACAAGTTCTTCGGTTAGAATGTCGCCGTCAAAGTGGGGTCCCCATTGCACAAACAGCTCGAAGAGTCGAAACGGGTTCGCGATATAGCTGTGTGACTTGTCCTGGGCATCTAACAGTTCGTCTGTGGTTTTGGAGCGGATACACTTGATGTCGCCGTGCGAACAGTTCAACTGTTCGGCGAAGTGGTTTCCGAGTCGAACGGCGTCGGCACGAGACTTGTGGTAGATGGTAAATGGTACGCTCAACATGATTCCCTTTTCGAACAAGTCTGCAGATCCGTTGTACGTCATAAGAATGCCGACAGAATCGGACCCGGCACTCTGTCCGAAAATGGTGACGTGGTTTTTGTCTCCTCCGAAGTTACCGATGTTTTCCTGAACCCACTTTAAAGCCTGAATCTGATCCATCGTTCCGTAGTTCCCTGTAGCGGCGTCTTCCCCATCGCCAGCCACCAAGAAACCCAGAGCCCCGAGTCTATAGTTGGTTGTCACGACAAcggtgtttgttttgttggccAAAAAGCGTCCGTCGTAAATGATAGCAGAACCGCTACCTGCAACATAACCACCACCATACATCCAGAACAAAACGGGCAGTTTAACGGTGGAGTTCGTCAAGACGGTGCGTGGAGCGAAGACGTTGAGGTACAAACAGTCTTCACTGGTTTTCCTGTCTCGAGGACAGACGAATTCAGGGTCGTGGTCGTCAGGGCCGCAGCCGTGATGCGCACAGCCCGGGCCCGGGACGCTGCCGTCGCGGATGCCGGGTGCCCACGATCCCGTAAACGGCTTTGGTGGTTTCCAGCGGAGCTTGCCAACCGGAGGTTTTCCGAAGGGAAGCCCCAGGACGACGGCGCCTTCCTCTATAAACATGCCCCGCACGTCTCCGTACTGCGTGTGGAAGATAGGACCGTGGTCTATAGCGGACATCCCCGCAACAACCGCAAACAAGACCATAATCTGACGAACGGGTACGCGAAGCATGGCTGAGTTACCGTGCCCAAGTACAGGCAACTACGAGTAGAGCTTGATTGTACTGCTACCTTTTGAAGAACCATGTGACACGACCCTTCCTACGTGTGTGTTTGAATAGACGAATAATTCAATAAGTAACCTCCTATCATGTATGTAGGTCCAAAGGGTCTCTTATGTGACCGAATGAACTTTCGACCTTTCCTCGTCACTATCTATAGAGATGTTGATTTTTCCAACCGCGCAGGAGCAGCgacatgcattgtgggtaatatgtcaaaggtaaaTGGACTTTTCAGGTCGACGTCGCTGAACAGATTGTTTGTCCACGACCCCTGGCTGGAGAGACCTTGAGGCAGAAACTGTTCTATATAGTAGACTCTTTCTGTCACAAGAATTATATACTAGTACCACTGAAAATACCCAACGCAAATACTTACCATGCAACTGGAGATAGAAGATATTAACTAATGAGCAAAATAACCACCATAATACTAGGTGTTGACGATTTCAAGTCTTACCAGACAGTAAAACTGCTGATCCGGTATGACCAATATAAACATCGCCTAACCACATAAACAGCTACTAATTAAACCAGGACACAAACAcggatcctaataaactcaaatCAACTCAACACGGCAAAGTATGATAAATGCATTGTAATGTAACTTCGCACACACAGAACACAAGTACATTCTAATATCATGTGTCTATTAGATGCATAGAACAGACACTCGTTAtcattgttaccctttctactgtttgcacccttgcaattagcctacgggcatgaatttgcaaataaaacatgatCATCAATGAATAACGATGACGTCAGCACATTGGCAAGAATTGTGACCATAAACATAACAGCAGCTAGAAAAATCCATTCAACCCATCTTTAGCTATCTTCTTTCAAAGTTCCCAACAAAAAGACGTCTGAAGTTCACAGAAAAGCACATAGCAGGCCCAAACTAccaccacaatttttttttccgagACCCAGAGCTGCTGCAGTACATGCTAGACAAAATAAGTATAAAAAATAACCATAGCGtgtactaaatacatgtatatcttagaTACCAGAAACAGGCGTACCTTAGAAAGCCGCTGGGCTCATCATAGAATTTGCCCTTTGCCATTTGTTTTgtcgacacctacccacataaaaCATGTAAACAATCCATTGATAGCTTCCTGAGTTGTTGTTGTCAAACTGCAAAACAAACCAAGCCACAACCTCTAATAATACCGACTGAATATTCTGGGCATActagctaatatttatctcttacTTTGCTCAATGAAGACGCAACTTGAGACAGAAGTTGTCGAGTAGTAGTTTTATCTGATTGTATATCATGTGCAATTACAGCTATAGTAAAAACTCCATGTTTCATGGCATTAGAGCCTCTACGTGGTAAACTGAAACACACCAATCAGTTTCCTTATGTGTAGATGCCTTCCCTGTCCCAAAAGTCGCACTTTTCCTTCCGATAGTCCTGCATCACTGTGTTCTGTGGAGTGGTCATGTTGAGGATAGGGAATCGGTTGTCCTTGTTGTACTTTGGCCAGTTCAGGCTATCTGGTATGTTGAGGTTCGGACGTGGTGGGAGATGGTTGTTTGGCTTGTTTGGATCACCTGTGTGTGCGAAGTTCCCGTAGTGGTAGGCGATGGTGTCGGCCAGGACTTGTTCGTCAGGAGTCAGGCTGAGGTTCGCCAGCGGTGCGGTTTGAAAGACAATCGGAACGTCCTCACCGTGGCAGACGTGGCCATTACAGTATGTATGGCCGCCCCAAGCATTCTTGAAAGACCAAGAGTGGTCGAAAACGTAGAGCCAGACATCGGATTCTCCCCCCGCGATGGCGTTCCGTATGACGCTGCGGGTTGGACAGGCAAAGACCCAGTCCGTTACAGCCTCAGATAGGTAAGGCCGATAGTCTGAGGTTGGTGGCGGGTCATATTCACGAAGGGCTTGTCCTGCCTTCAGATGCATAAAGGCCACAGCTACGCCGTCCAGTTCAAGTTTTGACATCTTGCCTCCGAACGCGGCATAGAGGAATGGAATAGCTTCTTCAGTTACAGTACCTATGATAAACGGCTTTCTCTGAAATTGTCCATTTGCAAACTTGTCCACAAGTTCTTCGGTTAGAATGTCGCCGTCAAAGTGGGGTCCCCATTGCACAAACAGCTCGAAGAGTCGAAACGGGTTCGCGATATAGTTGTGTGACTTGTCCTGTGCATCTAACAGTTCGTCTGTGGTTTTGGAGCGGATACATTTGATGTCGCCGTGCGAACAGTTCAACTGTTCGGCGAAGTGGTCTCCGAGTCGAACGGCGTCGGCACGAGACTTGTGGTAGATGGTAAATGGTACGCTCAACATGATTCCTTTTACGAACAAGTCTGCAGACCCGTTGCACGTCATAAGAATGCCGACAGAATCGGACCCGGCACTCTGTCCGATAATGGTGACGTGGTTTTTGTCTCCTCCGAAGTTACCGATGTTTTCCTGGACCCACTTTAAAGCCTGAATCTGATCCATCGTTCCGTAGTTCCCTGTAGCGGCGTCTTCCCCATCTCCAGCCACCAAGAAACCCAGAGCCCCGAGTCTATAGTTGGTTGTCACGACAAcggtgtttgttttgttggccAAAAAGCGTCCGTCGTAAGTAAGTGCAGAACCGCTGCCTGAATCATAACCACCGCCATGGATCCAGAACAAAACGGGTAGTTTAACCGTGGAGTTCGTCAAGACGGTGCGTGGAGCGAAGACGTTGAGGTACAAACAGTCTTCACTGATTTTCCTGTCTCGAGGACAGACGAACATAGGGTCGTGGTCGTTTGGGCCGCAGCCGTGATGCGCACAGCCCGGGCCCGGGACGCTGCCGTCGCGGATACCGGGTGCCCACGATCCCGTAAACGGCTTTGGTGGTTTCCAGCGGAGCTCGCCAACCGGAGGTTGTCCGAAGGGTAGCCCCAGGACGACGGCACCTTCCTCTATAATAATGCCCCGCACGTCTCCGTACTGCGTGTGGAAGATAGGACCGTGGTCTATAGCGGACATCCCCGCCACAACCGCAAACAAGACCATAATCTGAGGAACGGGTACGCGAAGCATGGCTGAGTTACCGTGCCCAAGTTACAGTACAGGCAACTACGAGTAGTGCTTGATTGTACTGCTGCCTTTTGAAGAACCATGTGACACGACCCTTCCTACGTGTGTGTTTGAATAGACGAATAATTCAATAAGTAACCTACTATCATGCATATAGGTCCAAAAGGTCTCTTATGTGACCGAATGAACTTTCGACCTTTCCTCGTCACTATCTATAGAGATGTTGATTGTTCCAACCGTGCAGGAGCAGCgacatgcattgtgggtaatatgtcaaaggtaaaTGGACTTTTCAGGTCGACGTCGCTGAACAGATTATTTGTCCACGACCCCTGGCTGGAGAGACCTTGAGGCAGAAACTGTTCTATATAGTAGACTCTTTCTGTCACAAGAATTATATACTAGTACCACTGAAAATACCCAACGCAAATACTTACCATGCAACTGTAGATAGAAGATATTAACTAATGAGCAAAATAACCACCATAATACTAGGTGTTGACGATTTCAAGTCTTACCAGACGGTAAAACTGCTGATCCGGTATGACCAATATAAACATCGCCTAACCACATAAACAGCTACTAATTAAACCAGGACACAAACAcggatcctaataaactcaaatCAACAGAACACGGCAAAGTATGATAAATGCATTGTAATGTAACTTCGCACACACAGAACACAAGTACATTCTAATATCCTGTGTCTATTAGATGCATAGAACAGACACTCGTAAtcattgttaccctttctactgtttgtatccttgcaattagcctacggacatgaatttgcaaaaaaacattattatcaaTGAATAACGATGACGTCAGCACATTGGCAAGAATTGTGACCATAAACATAACAGCAGCTAGAAAAATCCATTCAACCCATCTTTAGCTATCTTCTTTCAAAGTTCCCAACAAAAAGACGTCTGCAGTTCACAGAAAAGCACATATCAGGCCCAAACTAccaccacaattttttttccgAGACCCAGAGCTGCTGCAGTACATGCTAGTATAAAAAATAACCATAGCGtgtactaaatacatgtatatcttagaTACCAGAAACAGGCGTACCTTAGAAAGCCGCTGGGCTCATCATAGAATTTGCCCTTTGCCATTTGTTTTgtcgacacctacccacataaaaCATGTAAACAATCCATTGATAGCTTCCTGAGTTGTTGTTGTCAAACTGCAAAACAAACCAAGCCACAACCTCTAATAATAACGACTGAATATTCTGGGCATACTATctaatatttatctcttacTTTGCTCAATGAAGACGCAACTTGAGACAGAAGTTGTCGAGTAGTAGTTTTATCTGATTGTATATCATGTGCAATTACAGCTATAGTAACAACTCCATGTTTCATGGCATTAGAGCCTCTACGTGATAAACTGAAACACACCAATCAGTTTCCTCATGTGTAAATGTCTTCCCTGTCCCAAAAGTCGCACTTTTCCTTCCGATAGTCCCGCATCACTGTGTTCTGTGGAGTGGTCATGTTCAGGAAAGGAAATCGGTTGTCCTTGTTGAACTTTGGCCAGTTCAGGTGATCTGGTATGTCGAGGTTCGGACGTGGGAGATGGTTGTTAGGCTTGTTTGGATCTCCTGTGTGCGCGAAGTTACCGTAGTGGTAGGCAATGGTGTCGGCCAGGACTTGTTCGTCAGGAGTCAGGCTGAGGTTCGCCAGCGGTGCGGTTTGAAAGACAATCGGAACGTCCTCGCCGTGGCAGACGTGGCCATTACAGTATGTATCGTTGCCCCAAGCATGCTTGAAAGAGAAAGAGTGGTCGAAAACGTAGAGCCAGACATCGGATTCTCCCCCCGCGATGGCGTTCCGTATGACGTTGCGGGTTGGACAGGCAAAGACCCAGTCCGTTACAGCCTCGGATAGGTAAGGCCGATAGTCTGAGGATGGTGGCGGGTCATATTCACGGAGGACTGCCCCTGCCTTCAGATGCGTAAAGGCCACAGCAACGCCGTCCAGTTCAAGTTTTGACAGCTTGCCTTTGAACGCTCCATAGATGAATAGAATACCTTCTTCGGTTACTGTACCTATGATAAACGGCTTTCTCTGAAACTGTCCATTTGCAAACTTGTCCACAAGTTCTTCGGTTAGAATGTCGCCGTCAAAGTGGGGTCCCCATTGCACAAACAGCTCGAAGAGTCGAAACGGGTTCGCGATATAGTTGCCTGACTTGTCCTGGGCATCTAAAAGTTCGTCTGTGGTTTTGGAGCGGATACACTTGATGTCGCCGTGCGAACAGTTCAACTGTTCGGCGAAGTGGTTTCCGAGTCGAACGGCGTCGGTACGAGACTTGTGGTAGATGGTAAATGGTACGCTCAACATCATACCCTTTTCGAACAAGTCTGCAGACCCGTTGTACGTCATAAGAATGCCGACCGAATCGGACCCGGCACTCTGTCCGAAAATGGTGACGTGGTTTTTGTCTCCTCCGAAGTTACCGATGTTTTCCTGGACCCACTTTAAAGCCTGAATCTGATCCATCGTTCCGTAGTTCCCTGTAGCGGCGTATTCCCCATCGCCAGCCACCAGGAAACCCAGAGCCCCGAGTCTATAGTTGGTTGTCACGACAAcggtgtttgttttgttggccAAAAAGCGTCCGTCGTAAGTAAGAGCAGAACCGCTACCGTATTCATAACCACCGCCATGGAGCCAGAACAAAACGGGTAGTTTAACCGTAGAATTTGTCAAGACGGTGCGTGGAGCGAAGACGTTGAGGTACAAACAGTCTTCACTGATTTTCCCGTCTCGAGGACAGGTGAACTGAGGGTCATCGTCGTCAGGGCCGCAGCCGTGCCTTGCACAGCCCGGGCCCGGGACGCTGCCGTCGCGGATACCGGGTGCCCACGATCCCGTAAACGGCTTTGGTGGTTTCCAGCGGAGCTTGCCAACCGGAGGTTGTCCGAAGGGCAGCCCCAGGACGACGGCGCCTTCCTCTATAAACATGCCCCGCACGTCTCCGTACTGCGTGTGGAAGATAGGACCGTGGTCTATAGCGGACATTCCCGCCACAACCGCAAACAAGACCATAATCTGAGGAACGGGTACCCGAAGCATGGCTGAGTTACCGTGCACAAATACACCTAACTACGAGTAGTGCTTGCTTGTACTGTTGCCTTTTGAAACACCATGTGACACGACCCTTGTGTTTGTTTGAAGAGACCAATAAGTAAACCTCTCATCATTATGTAAGTCCAAAAAAGGCTCTTTATTGACCTACTTAACTTTGGATCTTTCCATCTTTAACTGTATTGATAGTTCCAACCGCGCAGGGGCAGCgacatgcattgtgggtaatatgtcaaaggtgaattgACTTTTCAGGTCGACGTCACTGAACAGATTGTTTGTCCACGACCCCTGGAGAGACATTTAGGCTGAATAGTAGACCATCTCAGTGCCAATAACTATCTACCACTTGATATCGTAACCATAGCTAACAGAACATAAGATACCAAAACCAGAcgtactgctgcagtaccaaagagccgctagggggcccatagtCAAACTCAGCCTTTATCAATGTGAGTAAGCCAGGAAGATTACCGAGTTATCATTCACAAGTATAACCAtgcgaaaaaaaaagacttttaaaaataaATCTAACGATCTTCTAATAGTTCAGCCCTGCCCATTTACATCTATAATGATGTTCATGGTTCTAATCAAACTGTGCAGGCACAGCAACATGCATTGtatgtaatatgtcaaagggTAATGCccctgagacaaaaaaaaacatatcgaTATTGACATGTGTCAAGGATGGCAAAGATACAAGTGTTAACGCGGTATGGTCTTCACCATTCtttgatgaagtttagacatccaggtaatagtaagatacgccaaaaataggtACTCAAAtaattggataaaattttgaaatagttagacgattcagacagcatctttcgtcagtgactaaggaaatatctggcagaactaggttttataccaatatatatgttgatgaagtgaagacaatttcagatggttgaCTGTCTAAAAATGGACGGGGCTGTTTTaccaaaaaaagaaatgaactgtataagcttgtagaaaacctatttccctacttcacacatttaagtactgtacaaaaattcatattcctaatgcgactagacaaacctcccattgaaaatcacgtctgttcttttatatctactataaccgaaaagcgaggagaagtagaatttatctaatgatagtcatattctttttgcaTCCGTGAACTGTACTTgtccttttgttttcttgtgacctgtacttagccaagtgtggcagaaatgtgcaataaggtcttcattcaatattcaatatttaatgtggcttgtgactggaggcgGTTGCCTGAGCCAGGTTGTTGTCCAACcagatttgactgtacttttATCCGTCAGTTGCTGACAGAAATATTACCGCCATCATCCATTGGAGTGGATAGAGTTGGTAAGATTTCCCCGAGGGAGGTCGGCGCTTAGCCGCGGTTGGACAAGTTGGACAACGTTTTTAAATCGAGCTTGGCCGCTGTAAGATGTACAGCCTACACTTGTTGTGAATCTTAGGTAAGCATTCCGGTAGGTGTTCTTAGATTAAATTTCAGGGGAGACAGATACGACTTATGCTAGTTCTGTCTTTGGTTATACCGACGGTGTCCTTAAGCACTCTGTTTCTGACTCTAAAACTTGTTCGATCGACCAGTTGTAAAATGAGACTTCCGGTGACTGTTCCACAGACGAGAGGGTGGGCACTGGGGTTTCTTCAGGGCGTTTTGTCGGGAGCCCGACGCAAATACTTCGTTGACGACGACCGTTAAGCATTGCGCAAAGTTCCGTTAAGTCTATGAACTCAAATTTAAAT
It contains:
- the LOC136424604 gene encoding cAMP-regulated D2 protein-like: MSAIDHGPIFHTQYGDVRGMFIEEGAVVLGLPFGKPPVGKLRWKPPKPFTGSWAPGIRDGSVPGPGCAHHGCGPDDHDPEFVCPRDRKTSEDCLYLNVFAPRTVLTNSTVKLPVLFWMYGGGYVAGSGSAIIYDGRFLANKTNTVVVTTNYRLGALGFLVAGDGEDAATGNYGTMDQIQALKWVQENIGNFGGDKNHVTIFGQSAGSDSVGILMTYNGSADLFEKGIMLSVPFTIYHKSRADAVRLGNHFAEQLNCSHGDIKCIRSKTTDELLDAQDKSHSYIANPFRLFELFVQWGPHFDGDILTEELVDKFANGQFQRKPFIIGTVSEEGILFIYGAFGGKMSKLELDGVAVAFMHLKAGQALREYDPPPTSDYRPYLSEAVTDWVFACPTRSVIRNAIAGGESDVWLYVFDHSWSFKHAWDGHTFCNGHVCHGGDIPIVFQTAPLANLSMTPDEQVLADTIAYHYGNFAHTGDPNKPNNHLPRPNLNIPDSLNWPKYNKDNRFPILNMTTPQNTVMEDYRKEKCDFWDREGMYT
- the LOC136424607 gene encoding crystal protein-like encodes the protein MLRVPVPQIMVLFAVVAGMSAIDHGPIFHTQYGDVRGMFIEEGAVVLGLPFGQPPVGKLRWKPPKPFTGSWAPGIRDGSVPGPGCARHGCGPDDDDPQFTCPRDGKISEDCLYLNVFAPRTVLTNSTVKLPVLFWLHGGGYEYGSGSALTYDGRFLANKTNTVVVTTNYRLGALGFLVAGDGEYAATGNYGTMDQIQALKWVQENIGNFGGDKNHVTIFGQSAGSDSVGILMTYNGSADLFEKGMMLSVPFTIYHKSRTDAVRLGNHFAEQLNCSHGDIKCIRSKTTDELLDAQDKSGNYIANPFRLFELFVQWGPHFDGDILTEELVDKFANGQFQRKPFIIGTVTEEGILFIYGAFKGKLSKLELDGVAVAFTHLKAGAVLREYDPPPSSDYRPYLSEAVTDWVFACPTRNVIRNAIAGGESDVWLYVFDHSFSFKHAWGNDTYCNGHVCHGEDVPIVFQTAPLANLSLTPDEQVLADTIAYHYGNFAHTGDPNKPNNHLPRPNLDIPDHLNWPKFNKDNRFPFLNMTTPQNTVMRDYRKEKCDFWDREDIYT
- the LOC136424606 gene encoding cAMP-regulated D2 protein-like; translation: MLRVPVPQIMVLFAVVAGMSAIDHGPIFHTQYGDVRGIIIEEGAVVLGLPFGQPPVGELRWKPPKPFTGSWAPGIRDGSVPGPGCAHHGCGPNDHDPMFVCPRDRKISEDCLYLNVFAPRTVLTNSTVKLPVLFWIHGGGYDSGSGSALTYDGRFLANKTNTVVVTTNYRLGALGFLVAGDGEDAATGNYGTMDQIQALKWVQENIGNFGGDKNHVTIIGQSAGSDSVGILMTCNGSADLFVKGIMLSVPFTIYHKSRADAVRLGDHFAEQLNCSHGDIKCIRSKTTDELLDAQDKSHNYIANPFRLFELFVQWGPHFDGDILTEELVDKFANGQFQRKPFIIGTVTEEAIPFLYAAFGGKMSKLELDGVAVAFMHLKAGQALREYDPPPTSDYRPYLSEAVTDWVFACPTRSVIRNAIAGGESDVWLYVFDHSWSFKNAWGGHTYCNGHVCHGEDVPIVFQTAPLANLSLTPDEQVLADTIAYHYGNFAHTGDPNKPNNHLPPRPNLNIPDSLNWPKYNKDNRFPILNMTTPQNTVMQDYRKEKCDFWDREGIYT